In Pseudomonadota bacterium, the following proteins share a genomic window:
- the ald gene encoding alanine dehydrogenase, whose product MRIGVPKEIKVQEYRVGLVPASVRELVHRGQEVYVEKGAGLGIGFDDQAYRAAGATVLGSATEVFAKGEMIVKVKEPQPQECRLLKPHHLLFTYLHLAADAEQASGLMGSGATAIAYETVTNAQGGLPLLAPMSEVAGRMAIQVGAHCLEKEAGGGGILLGGVPGVPAAKVVILGGGVAGTNAARMAMGLEAHVVVIDRSLERLYALDLQFGRQLHTAFATLDAIEGHVLTADLVIGAVLVAGAAAPKLVTRDMVRRMRPGSVLVDISIDQGGCFETSHPTTHADPTFLVDGVVHYCVANMPGAVARTSAVALNNATLPFVLELAQKGYRRALAGNIHLRRGLNVHGGRITYAAVAEALGLPSVPVEEALGL is encoded by the coding sequence ATGCGCATCGGCGTCCCCAAGGAAATCAAGGTTCAGGAATACCGGGTCGGTCTGGTGCCGGCGAGCGTGCGCGAGCTCGTTCACCGCGGCCAAGAGGTGTACGTCGAGAAGGGGGCCGGACTCGGCATCGGCTTCGACGACCAGGCTTACCGGGCGGCCGGCGCCACGGTCTTGGGTAGTGCGACCGAAGTCTTCGCCAAAGGCGAGATGATCGTCAAGGTGAAGGAGCCGCAGCCGCAAGAATGCCGCTTGCTGAAGCCGCATCACCTGCTGTTCACCTATTTGCACCTGGCCGCCGACGCCGAGCAGGCCTCGGGCCTGATGGGCTCGGGCGCCACCGCGATCGCCTATGAAACGGTGACCAATGCCCAGGGCGGCTTGCCGCTCTTGGCGCCGATGAGCGAGGTCGCCGGCCGCATGGCGATTCAGGTCGGCGCCCACTGCCTGGAGAAGGAGGCGGGCGGCGGCGGTATCCTTCTGGGCGGCGTTCCGGGCGTACCGGCGGCAAAGGTGGTGATCCTCGGCGGCGGCGTAGCCGGCACCAATGCCGCGCGCATGGCGATGGGGCTCGAGGCGCATGTGGTGGTCATCGACAGGTCGCTGGAGCGGCTCTATGCGCTCGATCTGCAGTTCGGCCGGCAACTGCACACGGCCTTTGCCACCCTGGATGCGATCGAGGGCCATGTGCTGACCGCCGATCTGGTGATCGGCGCGGTGCTCGTCGCCGGGGCCGCGGCGCCGAAGCTGGTCACCCGCGACATGGTTCGCCGGATGCGTCCGGGCTCGGTCCTGGTCGACATCTCGATCGACCAAGGCGGTTGCTTCGAAACCAGCCATCCCACGACCCATGCCGATCCGACCTTCCTCGTCGACGGCGTGGTGCATTACTGTGTCGCCAACATGCCGGGCGCGGTTGCGCGCACCTCCGCCGTGGCGCTCAACAACGCCACGCTTCCCTTCGTGCTCGAGCTTGCCCAGAAGGGCTATCGGCGCGCGCTCGCAGGCAACATCCATCTGCGCCGCGGCCTCAATGTGCATGGCGGGCGCATCACCTATGCCGCCGTCGCCGAGGCGCTGGGGCTGCCCTCGGTTCCGGTCGAGGAGGCGCTTGGTCTTTAG